The Branchiostoma floridae strain S238N-H82 chromosome 6, Bfl_VNyyK, whole genome shotgun sequence genomic interval AGGACAATGCTGACGCAAATGTGCACATGATTGGAGTAATTATTGTCTGACATTTCCCCAACAGTTTGGACTTAGAGTTGCTAatattttcacagtggtttctTTGTTGTGTGAGTTCGTTTCACCCTAATATATCGTCAAAGCACTTCAATTTGAATGTGTGTCTAAATGCGTTgatatttttagacaaaaatataATCAGACAAAACAGCAACAATAATGTGAATTTCTGAAATGGAGTTTTCGTATTAAGCCACACAGTacaattttttattacaaaatttaTGGACAGTTGACATGGCAATGTTTAGAAATAAGGCACTATGAAAGCGTTTGGCATCAGTCAAAATTATTTGGACGTGAATAATCTATGATTTGTTTATTGTCTGTCGTGTTACGGTTAAATTGACCTAAATGATATTGTAAAGCAAGTTAGGTTGGAATAAACACATTGGGAGACAAATTAAGCCATTCAAAATGGATTTTATTATGAATAATCAAGTGATATAATTTCAGAGATGAATCGTTCAACTTTTATAATCTTCACTTGTGTAACTTCCTTGGCAGCACAGAATATGAATTATAAACGTACGACGAGGTGTATAAATTAAGATTCCATAGCTTTTTTTCATTATCACTTTATGAAATCggaataaaatgatattttttttgcatttgaatgAAAATTGCTTTATTTGTCCCTTTCTTTTCCATGGAGACTAGCTAAGGAATACACGTATTTCACGATgagtacatttttttcaagctaCATTTACGtactgtctgcctaccattatCCTCTTGGGCAGATGGATGTCAACAATACATTTATCTTCAGAAAAATTAATATAAGGGCTATCTGTGTGCATGGACCTGACAGCAATTCTCTTATTAATAAAGTATTTGGGGGGCAACTTGACGTTGAATATGAACTAGTCGGCAGTTGCGTTATATGTCAAAATAGTATTATATCCCCCCAAGTACCCTGCAGATTCATGTATATTTCTGTGGAGCTCCAATAATCTTGTTCAGACAGTAGAAAGAGGGTGAACAAACGTGTCtatacctgtatctgtacctatatagccggtataaccgccgttcggcgtaacacaccagatttgcaggcacgcggcgcggcagcagctggttatattccaCGGAACGACCTGTGACACCTAACTATACAAACGTTTCAAGTCTCTATCCTAATTTAGGTCAAGTATTACATTTACTACACATGAATTTTACAGAAACGTGTACTCAATGCGTTGACGACATCCAGGGTATGGCGTTGATATTATAAGATGCGCAATAtaacagtaactcaagcaattggatcaaatttcattcaatctCGAATCCACAGATATGCTGGACCTCGAACCCCTCTGATTCGAACGGAGAATAAGAGAGccaatacatgtgtacagtcACACCGTCAACAGGAAACCAGTACCCTTTGTTCTTTGAGGTTGATGTTTGTTCCCATAGAGACTTTTCTGTTCGAGGATCAGGTGTCCGGGTAGAGTAGGAAGGCTGAGAAGGACGTCTGCAGCTCGTGGTCGCTGTAGAGCGCGTACTCGCGCCCCCTGGCGAGCCGTAACCAAAGTGTTTCAGCAGGCTTCAGCTGCAGCAGCAGGCTGCGACTCACCTGCGGGAGGACAGCAGAGTtgaaggtggggtcacacctgcgtatatattcaagtccgtatgaggcgcacatgggagtatttgcctccaccaggccccacaggtcgttggaaaaataatagaaattggacaaacgtaaacaggtaacatatcAGACgcgttagctgggtcgctaaccatacttctcggtcagctaactcatctggcattttatgtatctatatttgtccaatttgtagtattttccccgcgacctgtggagcctggtagagactaagagcgtcatacgcacctgAAACGggcttaaatatatacgcatgtgtgaccccggGGCCCATCTTAACACACCGACTGGGGCCAGCAAGCGCCGAATCACATACATACCTGCAAGCAGAGCACAAAAATCTAAAACCATTGAAAGACCAATTAGCAACTGATATTGGCTAGTGTTGCACAAAAATATAAAGTCATGTAATAGAGAAACGTAGATGATGAACTAGAATTGTTTATATACACCTcaagtttgtttgtattgcctTATATatagaatgaagacctttattgtacatttctgcCCAACTGGGCTAAGCACAGGTCACcttttaacaatgacatacGTTTTTTGTGTACAAATAAAGTGCAAATAtgttttaccttgcgccctctgAACGTCGTAAGTCCAGAAAAAGGGTTGACCTAGGTATTTTAATCGTTCATCTTGTATCTGTATGTCTAAGgctcaataaagatgattcttATCTCTCTAATCTACTCCAgtacattcgacttcctctcacttcttggtaattgcataaaggTAGTGAGCTGTATGATTAGTTAGGGTCGGTTTATCGAACTCTGTAAGGAATGTGAATTTCTCTTTACTACTCAAGTACCTGAAGTGGGActatttacttattttttttaacacGTAGCCGAATAGAATGcttctatcgctatcatacaaatgaCAATCTACAGTAAAATACACTTCGTCTTCTACTTTACCATAACTACAAAAGTGACAGATTCTATGCTCTATAAGAGTGTagttatgtcttcctgattcaattcgcagtttgTGACAACTGATTCTCAGTTTGGTAACGGTGGTTCTGTGGGATACATTTTCAATCTTAAGATATTCTATATAAAATTGTTTTAATAATCTGTACCATCGGAGTTTATTTTTCGCATTCGCAACTTTGTTATATTTGTGGGTTTCCGGGATAAAaaggtctggaaataaatacattttaaaCGCTGATAGATTAGTGACATACTTTGGGGCGTACTTGAGACAGTTGACTGGGCGttttgccagacgaaagcatagccacaTGTAAACTGTCTCAtggagtaacacaccaggtttataCTAAAGCGTACAAGTttcatatccagacagatttatctGATCCACTCAAACCGGGAAGGacacctactcttttcgataagtgtggtgggttcttttacgtgggGTTAGCTCTCCTCAAAGAGGAGATACCAGGACCTCCATGTAACACCCTATCAAAAAAATTGGCAAAGTTGCCAGAATGATTTGTTGCCAAGATCTTGGGCCAAgtaaagctaaggacacaatccaccgtacgtgcaaatacgtgctgtctacgtgccaaaacatgggcaatctttggggatccgtaagtggtaagtacagcCTCCGtgcgaactcgtagggaatccgactgATATTAGAGCACACAGATACGCCGTAGAACTTCATGTGCAGGcagaactttgtgtgccatcgggctgcggattcgcccccagTACGAGCCAGTACAGGCgacacgcctgccctgtacagccagctgaacgttttcagaaatacgtggcggacgtggcatcccaaaaaacgtacggacaaattgcacgtacggctggttgtgcccttagcttaagacaCCCGCTGGACCCACCATGTCCCTGTAGCTGTTCTTCCCGGTGTTGTAGACGTCCGCCACGACTTTGCCGCTCAACATCAAGTCCAGGTTCACCTGGCGGCCTGGCACTGCGCCTGCGCTGAAACTCACGTGATACACCCCGGGGTAGGCACAGGTGAAGATGCCGGACTTCATGTTAAAATGGCCGCCAATATTCACCAGCATctagtaacaaaaaaaaaaacaaacccaCAACCGACATTAAcctagaccaaggaggttgaaaaagggtTGCGGTCTTTGAACGGGGATTTTCAACGCTGGACAGGTTCTCTTGtgtcgggaaagggagtttgccgaggaaggaagtttgctgtgaaagggagttttgccCCGTCCCGTCAAcgcccccccccaataaaaaccagccccgcccgttcgaagactgcaacggagtctacaTAAACCCTAATTACGTCACAGTGTATGTTACCTACGGCACTTGCTTTTGTGGTGTGTGAcatggtgtttatatcgcatacagaacacatcacatcaactTATACCAAAAATTTACTTAAAAGCTGACCTACCTATTACTGCCAAATCTAAAACACATTTCCCGtacgcatcaacagcaaaatcagtgTCTCAAAAGGACACCAAATGAAAATAACCACACAGCTTCACAGTGCATACCTGAGGcccacaaaaatgtacaaattaccCCAAACAGCCACAGCAGTGACAGCTGTGAAGAGCTGACAACAAATATGTCCTTGTTTATTGTAACACTGGCGCTGTCCAATGCAATGCGCTAGCGGTAACTGACGGGAATCCTATAAATGCTGCAAGTATAGAATTCCCGTCAGTTACTTCTATGGAATTACATTAGAGTATTGATGATGTAAATTTGGCCCtcagttacacatgtacaattcaaTCGATGCTACTctatttctcagttacaaaaCTTTATGTCACATAGTCCTATTATGAAAAGCTGTGTATTCATGAAATTTGGCGAATGGGATCCTGATTTGCATTAGTTACCATAGATTATGACTTCAGGCATTACTtagactacatgtatctacatacTAACAAGATCTGACCATACCCTCTCGGGCTCTCTCTCAATAATATGAATATGAAGTTCGTCAAAAGTAGATCGTGCAAATCATTCCTTCATTTACATAAAATGATGAGGGAAGGCTGGAAATATTTCCATACTTAGGAGAATGTCTGTTATTGTGATAAACAACATGTCATTCATACGACCTTATTTTGGTGTAATATTCTACTAATCTCTAATTTCGGTCAATTTCGGGCAAGGCTAATTTTGGTGTTCTTGTATATGGGCGTACTAAATATTTTTACTCATAttcatataaacacacaccttGTCACGCTTCCTTACACACGTGTTAGGTAAGTCTCACCTTGTCAAACAGCACCTTCTGGTACTTGAAGCTGCCCTTGAGGCTGCGAGTCCGTGCCACAGAAAAAGCGGCCCTCTGCGGAGTCTGAAACGCCATGCTATTTTGGAGCAGGTTGTCCACAGGTGCTGGCGGACCAGGTGGGCCGGGCGGCCCTGGCGGCCCGGCTGTGCACTGCACCCTCCCCAGCGGAGCTGGAAGGTAAAGCCAAGGTCAATGTGAAGCGGCCGAAGTGAGCATAGACTGGCATACGAGGGGTGAttaataagttctcggcctcacccagaaataataagcacaactcaaattttgaggcacaacttttgAGGCAGAAAgcagtgggtgtctgacttgcAGCAGCGCAATTTGACCCGTACACCTCAGGTCgatcgcagctcaattgtccacgcTTCGTTTCCCCTTcgcccttacctaacgttaatGCAAAGTGTCACCTGCAAAGCAATGATCAcagtaatttgaattttggtacacattcatctatgactttatacttgacatctatgctttgaaatctgagttgtactttttatttctgggtgaggccaagaacttataGATCACCCCTCGTAGTACAGTTCGCGATCGGCTCAGTGGATATGTTTGACCGTTGTGGGGACATCCTTTCATTTTTCTGTTTCGCAAGACAAAAATTTCAactcctgaaaaaaaatcacttggCAGTCCGAAGAGAGTAGCTCCATATGAAATCAGTGGAATAACTAAAGAGACTTCTGTGCTGCTAcagtggttcgggtggcagggGAGGAGCAACACCCGACATAAGTCACGTCAAGTCTACCATAAAGATTAAGattgaataaaggaataaagctGGAGTCCAAAAACAATCAACACTTGAAGTTCACTTCACAGGTCCTTGTTTAAGTATGGAAGTTTATTTGAAACACAAATCAGCATGTTCCTTCACTACAATGACCAACTGTCAGATTTTCCTTCTGTTGGTTCACTTATGAAACATCCAAATCACCATCACAGCATAATCATAAACAGACTGATAATTCATTGCTGTGCTTCTTGCTGACGAGACCACAAGACCACCCTCATTACCACATTTTCATTTCAAGGCGCAGAAATGACGTCACCACTACCCTTCATGCCCTTAGCATTATGGGAAACGAAATTTCGGCGCCCATAGAATCCTACTGATccaatacagtttttttttgtaactacatgtatatacactaGCTGGCGGATCCGGTCCAAAGATGAGTTTTTGTTGACATGAGTTGTCGGTGTCTGTCTACTGAGCTCGGTTACCAAGCCGAAGCCTCGGGACCTGTTTCCAATCAAACGGGTCACGGGCGCTCCTCGGCAGGGCTGAGGGTAAGTACCAGGAATGCGCGGGAAGCAAAAGTTCACAAACACGCGGAAAAATAAAGTCAGTGTGTCTCCCCCGCCATGACAAGTTTCAGGTGAAACTCAAACTTAAGCTGCGCTCcaaccgcacttgtgtcaa includes:
- the LOC118417799 gene encoding complement C1q tumor necrosis factor-related protein 4-like; translation: MEAKVSLSHLVCILLLVTSFGEKSVSKRRRTRPRKTKAKPQFRGCGTTGNDVYYPCCGYTPGTSKGNVISRRYVPSGKSSAPLGRVQCTAGPPGPPGPPGPPAPVDNLLQNSMAFQTPQRAAFSVARTRSLKGSFKYQKVLFDKMLVNIGGHFNMKSGIFTCAYPGVYHVSFSAGAVPGRQVNLDLMLSGKVVADVYNTGKNSYRDMVSRSLLLQLKPAETLWLRLARGREYALYSDHELQTSFSAFLLYPDT